A genome region from Thermococcus gorgonarius includes the following:
- a CDS encoding glycosyltransferase family 39 protein has protein sequence MVKNVDKKKKKEKIKQTKTPQKESEFLKKLAGIYPKLKAYGLALIVLLVAYYGYIIRMKTAKLKYLVDPDTFYHFEIFKEAVKHGIPSYFAYADPPTGIKLGGSLGLYVIPAKVYNLVFSHLGYSELDFFKMWTPLVGAITIIGVYLLGRKLHSDWAGFWAAVFLAFSYSNYTKTYSGNARGEAPFLMFFVFAVLAMAYYLDERADLRDLRKAWKKLLWGVLFILFSWLFMMSWDGSQFGLGVLIAFMGIHPIILFTFGRIKELKRFAYEFYPLMLIVLLGALPMTGIPLIGYRPFIIFALEVYLFIVALTAVMLFGEKVGLNYSDKKHRFGTVLGIGLLGLIAAYVYFGRDLWKFLRGAYQSNPLYQTVAELARPNWAYVKNVFSIHYVNGTGQDGILYIFSLVGFLILLSRMGWKLYRGDITGYKEVFLATYYAAATYFLWTAVRFSFQASGAVILLAGLLLGEFIVAIERMDERLGTKAMYALVLILLFLPLPVIGARDMGKMADSMAAGEQVPESWQNTLLWMKDNTNPLDSATSWWDYGYWIESSLLSHRRASTDGGHAYDRRYILADFFSHSGNEAEQDFEAWGLNYLITWQSDIYKFNAISYLGGAITYGEYEHNPMFMPVGPQYGSTMVFDNQSKTYYVRVVNRNGQVLQYVPDTIVDLSTGSVYQNKQPNVPYVLYRFSPNFGLLAYDKIAFSNFVQLAFNYLDPRNITDSMKLRANFKLVKAEGGVNTYRFQPFAVYRIDMLTNGTVENGTWQQVYSTFLPTKLPVGNHTFRIYISAFGRDVKDGTLIFEAYNNGSLIERETLATGLYINHLNETPITLSIDVPNATDYRLVLVQEGPVGVLDGPVKVNGKEVNPSFPVAPGESGDMELTAAFRKDYANVTLALRASIVYYLTPNGNDIYKDDFYLDPYQEIVAYIPVKEGLAVKAGNNNVIKAHVSVPEDVFSTYIEKLKEKYGDNFVVYRKRLEPVFLAQKEYTIWEGS, from the coding sequence ATGGTGAAGAACGTTGATAAGAAGAAAAAGAAGGAAAAGATAAAACAAACCAAAACCCCCCAGAAAGAGTCGGAATTCCTTAAAAAGCTCGCAGGGATTTATCCTAAGCTTAAAGCCTACGGGCTAGCACTTATTGTCCTGCTGGTTGCTTACTACGGATACATCATAAGAATGAAAACGGCGAAACTGAAGTATCTGGTTGATCCGGACACTTTCTATCACTTCGAGATCTTTAAGGAGGCCGTGAAGCACGGCATACCAAGCTACTTCGCCTATGCAGATCCCCCGACCGGAATAAAACTCGGCGGCTCGCTCGGTCTTTACGTCATCCCGGCTAAAGTCTACAACCTTGTATTCAGCCATCTGGGCTACTCAGAGCTCGACTTCTTCAAGATGTGGACTCCGCTGGTTGGCGCCATAACCATAATAGGAGTGTACCTCCTGGGAAGGAAGCTCCACTCCGATTGGGCAGGCTTCTGGGCAGCGGTGTTCCTTGCTTTCTCCTACTCCAACTATACCAAGACCTACTCGGGCAACGCCAGGGGTGAGGCGCCGTTCCTCATGTTCTTCGTCTTCGCTGTCCTGGCTATGGCGTACTACCTTGATGAGAGGGCTGACTTGAGGGATCTCCGGAAGGCCTGGAAGAAACTCCTCTGGGGAGTGCTCTTCATACTCTTCAGCTGGCTCTTTATGATGAGCTGGGATGGAAGCCAGTTCGGTCTTGGTGTGCTCATAGCCTTCATGGGGATCCACCCGATAATCCTGTTCACCTTTGGAAGGATCAAAGAGCTCAAGAGGTTCGCCTACGAGTTTTACCCGCTGATGCTCATAGTCCTCCTAGGCGCCCTGCCTATGACGGGCATTCCCCTAATTGGCTACAGACCGTTTATAATCTTCGCTCTTGAAGTCTACCTTTTCATAGTGGCACTGACTGCGGTGATGCTCTTCGGAGAAAAGGTAGGCCTCAACTACTCCGATAAGAAGCATAGGTTTGGGACGGTCTTAGGGATCGGCCTCCTCGGCCTCATAGCGGCGTACGTCTACTTCGGAAGAGACCTCTGGAAGTTCCTGAGAGGTGCGTACCAGTCGAACCCGCTCTACCAGACCGTTGCGGAACTCGCCAGACCTAACTGGGCCTACGTAAAGAACGTCTTCAGCATCCACTACGTCAACGGGACCGGTCAGGACGGCATTCTGTACATATTCTCGCTGGTCGGCTTCCTCATTCTCCTGTCCAGGATGGGCTGGAAGCTCTACAGAGGTGACATAACCGGCTACAAGGAGGTCTTCCTAGCTACTTACTACGCAGCGGCCACCTATTTCCTCTGGACTGCCGTTAGGTTCAGCTTCCAGGCCTCGGGTGCGGTGATACTCCTTGCAGGTCTTCTCCTTGGGGAGTTCATAGTGGCCATCGAGAGGATGGATGAGAGACTTGGAACCAAGGCAATGTACGCCCTCGTCCTGATACTGCTCTTCCTGCCCCTCCCAGTAATAGGCGCGAGGGACATGGGCAAGATGGCCGACAGTATGGCCGCGGGCGAACAGGTTCCCGAGAGCTGGCAGAACACACTCCTCTGGATGAAGGACAACACGAACCCCCTCGACAGCGCGACCAGCTGGTGGGACTACGGCTACTGGATTGAGTCGAGCCTTCTTTCACACAGGAGGGCATCAACGGACGGTGGTCATGCCTACGACAGGAGGTACATCCTCGCGGACTTCTTCTCGCACAGCGGAAACGAAGCGGAACAGGACTTTGAGGCCTGGGGCCTGAACTACCTCATAACTTGGCAGAGTGACATATACAAGTTCAACGCCATAAGCTATCTCGGCGGTGCCATAACCTACGGTGAGTACGAGCACAACCCGATGTTCATGCCCGTCGGGCCCCAGTACGGCTCCACCATGGTCTTCGACAACCAGAGCAAGACCTACTACGTTAGGGTGGTGAACAGGAACGGCCAGGTGCTCCAGTACGTGCCCGACACCATAGTCGACCTCTCTACGGGTTCTGTCTACCAGAACAAGCAGCCCAACGTTCCTTACGTCCTCTACAGGTTCTCCCCGAACTTTGGACTACTCGCCTACGACAAGATAGCCTTCAGCAACTTCGTCCAGCTCGCCTTCAACTACCTCGACCCGAGGAACATAACCGACTCCATGAAGCTCAGGGCCAACTTCAAGCTCGTTAAAGCCGAGGGCGGGGTTAACACTTACCGGTTCCAGCCCTTCGCCGTCTACAGGATAGACATGCTGACCAACGGAACCGTCGAGAACGGGACGTGGCAGCAGGTTTACTCAACGTTCCTGCCCACGAAGCTTCCGGTCGGCAACCACACCTTCAGGATCTACATATCGGCCTTCGGAAGGGACGTTAAGGACGGGACGCTAATATTCGAGGCCTACAACAACGGAAGCCTTATAGAGAGGGAAACGCTTGCAACCGGGCTTTACATCAACCACCTCAACGAGACTCCGATCACACTCAGCATCGACGTTCCCAACGCCACCGATTACAGGCTGGTGCTTGTTCAGGAGGGCCCCGTTGGCGTTTTGGACGGGCCGGTGAAGGTGAACGGTAAGGAAGTCAATCCGAGCTTTCCAGTGGCTCCAGGCGAGAGCGGAGACATGGAGCTTACAGCGGCATTTAGGAAAGACTACGCCAATGTGACCCTCGCCCTGAGGGCCAGCATCGTCTACTACCTCACTCCGAACGGCAACGACATTTACAAGGATGATTTCTACCTCGATCCTTATCAGGAGATCGTGGCGTACATTCCGGTCAAGGAGGGTCTTGCCGTTAAGGCAGGGAACAACAACGTGATAAAAGCCCACGTCAGCGTCCCTGAAGACGTCTTCTCGACATACATAGAGAAGCTCAAGGAGAAGTACGGTGACAACTTCGTGGTCTACAGGAAGAGGCTCGAGCCGGTATTCTTGGCCCAAAAAGAGTACACGATATGGGAGGGCAGCTGA